A region of Clostridium acetobutylicum ATCC 824 DNA encodes the following proteins:
- a CDS encoding MarR family winged helix-turn-helix transcriptional regulator — translation MNKKQKIEDIIKCRKQIDLLIREKYYKLSKKYDLSLEQFQLLIEINELIVDIAPTVGEIAKNINNSPNTVSERITRLENKGLVEKIRDKNDRRISRVFLTESGKKLIEDMDKESSGTFLFDFLHGMKEEDINNLLKCLKGLVEKMSKSKL, via the coding sequence ATGAATAAGAAACAAAAAATTGAAGATATTATAAAATGCAGAAAACAAATAGATTTATTAATACGTGAAAAATATTATAAGTTATCTAAAAAATATGATTTAAGCCTGGAGCAATTTCAGCTTCTTATAGAAATAAATGAGCTTATAGTTGATATAGCACCTACTGTTGGTGAGATAGCAAAGAATATAAATAACTCTCCAAACACAGTTTCCGAAAGAATAACTAGACTTGAGAATAAAGGACTTGTAGAAAAAATAAGAGATAAAAATGATAGAAGAATAAGCAGAGTTTTTTTGACAGAGAGCGGAAAAAAGCTTATAGAAGATATGGACAAGGAATCCAGTGGAACATTTTTATTTGATTTTTTACATGGTATGAAAGAAGAGGACATAAATAATCTTTTAAAATGTTTAAAGGGTTTAGTAGAAAAGATGAGCAAAAGTAAATTATAG
- a CDS encoding TIGR01212 family radical SAM protein (This family includes YhcC from E. coli K-12, an uncharacterized radical SAM protein.) → MIKVKEDKNEQVKKRWGDKPYYSLNYFLREKFQDKVFKISLDAGFSCPNRDGTISRGGCMFCSERGSGDFAGNRKFSISTQFEDIKDMMKNKWKNGKYIAYFQAYTNTYAPIKVLREKYSEAISKDGVVGLAIATRPDCLSEEVLDLIQEFSKRIYVWVELGLQTANDKVAKVINRGYDTIVFDDAVKKLRERKIDVVVHTIFGLPGEKPKDMLSTIDYVAHKEVQGIKIHLLHLMRGTPLVELYNNGQLTFMSEEEYVETVCRAITMLPQNIVIHRLTGDAPRDLLIEPKWSLKKWEVLNSIDNSMRKNNLYQGLYFSTNKWI, encoded by the coding sequence GTGATAAAGGTGAAGGAAGATAAAAATGAACAAGTAAAGAAAAGATGGGGAGATAAGCCCTATTACAGTTTAAATTATTTTTTAAGAGAAAAATTTCAGGATAAGGTATTTAAGATATCTTTAGATGCAGGATTTTCTTGCCCTAATAGAGATGGCACTATAAGTAGAGGTGGCTGCATGTTTTGCAGTGAAAGGGGATCTGGAGATTTTGCGGGTAATAGAAAGTTTTCCATATCAACGCAATTTGAGGATATAAAGGATATGATGAAAAACAAGTGGAAGAATGGTAAGTACATAGCCTATTTTCAGGCATACACAAATACCTATGCCCCAATTAAGGTGCTTAGAGAAAAATATAGTGAGGCAATAAGTAAGGATGGAGTTGTTGGCCTTGCAATTGCAACTAGGCCAGATTGTTTGAGTGAAGAGGTTTTAGATTTAATACAGGAATTTAGCAAAAGAATTTATGTTTGGGTGGAACTTGGGCTTCAGACAGCTAATGATAAAGTAGCGAAAGTAATAAATAGAGGATATGATACTATCGTATTTGATGATGCTGTAAAAAAACTTCGAGAGAGAAAAATAGATGTGGTGGTTCATACTATATTTGGATTGCCAGGAGAAAAACCAAAGGATATGCTTTCAACCATAGATTATGTAGCGCATAAAGAGGTTCAAGGGATAAAGATACACTTACTTCACTTAATGAGGGGAACTCCATTAGTGGAACTTTATAATAATGGACAATTAACTTTCATGAGTGAGGAGGAGTATGTAGAAACTGTTTGCAGAGCTATAACTATGCTTCCTCAAAATATTGTAATACATAGGCTTACAGGTGATGCACCTAGGGACTTACTTATTGAACCTAAATGGAGTCTTAAGAAGTGGGAAGTTCTTAATTCTATAGATAATAGTATGAGGAAAAATAATCTATATCAAGGTTTGTATTTTTCTACAAATAAGTGGATATAA
- a CDS encoding YkvI family membrane protein, which produces MIKNFKTILIIANVFIGTIVGAGLASGQEIFQFFASYGYNSFFGLALCTVIYIMVGFVILTLGKKFNLHSYNDIISVVSPGILGKIINLLTSFFMVMSCSIILAGSGSLLNEYFNIPKWVGIIFMLIISIVITLKNTEGLIKVNSFIVPLLITVIVTIFCLYFFTSKGFLYNPLPLKKGSWLLSSLLYGGFNILCCSGVLVPLSSERDFSLKNLFLGVCLGSIILTAISSMINYLLIANIPYIFKYEIPLLYVASSFSKIIQLLLLVIIWCEMLSTEVSDIYSIAKTLESLFNFSYIKSTAIILVIVLPVSQIGFKNLITVLYPAFGCIGIIFMVQCIYFYIKH; this is translated from the coding sequence ATGATAAAAAATTTTAAAACGATATTAATTATTGCAAATGTATTTATAGGCACCATAGTTGGTGCGGGTTTAGCTTCAGGACAGGAAATATTTCAGTTTTTCGCTTCTTATGGCTACAACAGTTTTTTCGGCTTAGCCTTATGCACTGTAATATACATAATGGTTGGATTTGTAATATTAACACTAGGCAAGAAATTCAATCTTCATTCCTATAACGACATAATATCCGTCGTAAGTCCTGGGATACTTGGAAAGATAATAAATCTTCTCACAAGTTTCTTTATGGTAATGAGCTGCTCCATAATACTCGCTGGTAGTGGTTCTCTTCTTAATGAATACTTTAACATTCCAAAATGGGTTGGAATTATATTTATGCTGATTATATCAATAGTAATAACTTTAAAGAATACAGAAGGCTTAATTAAGGTCAATTCTTTTATAGTACCACTATTGATAACGGTAATAGTAACTATCTTTTGTTTGTATTTTTTTACTTCAAAGGGCTTTTTGTACAACCCTCTTCCTTTAAAAAAGGGTTCTTGGCTATTATCAAGTTTATTATATGGAGGTTTTAACATACTATGCTGTTCTGGTGTTCTTGTTCCTCTTAGCTCTGAGAGAGATTTTAGTCTTAAAAATCTCTTTTTAGGTGTTTGCCTAGGATCAATAATACTAACAGCAATCTCCTCTATGATAAATTATTTACTGATTGCAAATATTCCATATATATTTAAATATGAAATACCACTTCTTTATGTAGCTAGCAGTTTTAGCAAGATAATTCAGCTACTACTGCTTGTAATAATTTGGTGTGAAATGCTATCTACAGAGGTATCTGATATCTACAGTATAGCTAAAACTCTAGAAAGTTTATTTAATTTTTCTTATATAAAATCTACAGCTATAATTCTAGTAATTGTTTTGCCTGTATCTCAAATAGGTTTTAAAAATTTAATAACAGTCTTATACCCAGCCTTCGGATGTATAGGTATAATATTTATGGTACAATGTATTTATTTCTATATAAAACATTAG